A single Anopheles arabiensis isolate DONGOLA chromosome 2, AaraD3, whole genome shotgun sequence DNA region contains:
- the LOC120895405 gene encoding SET and MYND domain-containing protein 4 isoform X2, which produces MTSIDNDPLFTSLCNEKTLQSQKQGFFNEFYQSVAENFTGKSARWLQDVYQKVPSDKERLRLIYEDPVVAYEVQGTLEHVEPVFRGKDAKFSWQRREQALKLLGENKLQQALIIACQAVMRAPGQGVDRYIDKGLTLALALWTRAEVFIRQLDGKRALQDLQLAAKCGLPVKQNADYYARVAKCYALMGENGRAEVAAKLFHQLSGHNNYALGRLQEDLEDLRVLKQETPSVEVERSLPKLAGEGENGEILGASSKIKLAGSKEDPRGRYVVAAADLGPGEVILTEPAYAACLHAKYYGTHCSACFSRLIAPVACPDCCGVAFCSVACRDKACATYHRFECQYLDLMIGSGMSILCHVALRMVTQAGTPEKVLEEGKMLRDTFCAHTEHRDPEDHFKRTLMTAFLLRCLQKAEFFGRRTTEAPEPTEQELEVGAVLLSALQSLQFNAHEVYETRITGEHRFDTAKVQYIGVGIYRGASMFNHECYPGVTRTFLGTAMILHTSRPIPAGAVVPENYGPHFMRQPKAIRQRNLRSRYWFKCDCRACTEDWPQMDKLPAKPRLRCPTEGCGNALAYPSKPSQRNAKCNKCKQQINLDANVKMLEASDQLCTTGAEMMADERVDEAIELMKKGIALFAQAAHPPHKPTLVAEESLRSCFADKGNANRY; this is translated from the exons ATGACCTCGATCGACAATGACCCGCTGTTTACGTCGCTGTGCAACGAGAAAACGCTCCAGTCGCAGAAGCAAGGTTTCTTCAACGAGTTTTACCAATCGGTGGCGGAAAATTTCACCGGCAAAAGTGCGCGCTGGCTGCAGGACGTGTACCAGAAGGTGCCGAGCGACAAGGAACGGTTGCGCCTGATCTATGAAGATCCGGTCGTTGCGTACGAGGTGCAGGGTACGCTAGAGCACGTGGAGCCGGTGTTCCGCGGGAAGGATGCAAAGTTTTCCTGGCAGCGGCGTGAGCAGGCGCTCAAGCTGCTCGGCGAGAACAAGCTGCAGCAGGCCCTGATCATCGCCTGCCAGGCGGTGATGCGTGCACCCGGCCAGGGTGTCGATCGGTACATTGACAAGGGCCTAACGCTGGCGCTCGCTCTGTGGACGCGGGCCGAAGTGTTTATTCGACAGCTGGACGGCAAACGGGCGCTGCAAGATCTTCAGCTGGCGGCCAAATGTGGCCTGCCGGTGAAACAGAACGCGGACTACTATGCTCGCGTTGCCAAGTGTTACGCAC TTATGGGTGAAAATGGTCGTGCTGAGGTGGCGGCGAAACTGTTCCACCAGCTGTCCGGCCATAACAACTACGCCCTTGGCCGCCTGCAGGAAGATTTGGAGGATTTGCGTGTGCTGAAGCAGGAAACACCGTCGGTGGAGGTGGAACGTTCGCTCCCGAAGCTGGCCGGAGAAGGCGAGAATGGCGAAATTCTGGGCGCTTCTTCAAAAATCAAGCTTGCTGGCAGTAAGGAAGATCCACGCGGACGGTACGTCGTGGCAGCGGCCGATCTCGGCCCGGGCGAGGTAATTCTTACCGAGCCGGCCTATGCAGCCTGCCTGCACGCGAAGTACTATGGGACGCACTGTAGTGCCTGCTTCTCACG CTTGATAGCTCCGGTCGCTTGTCCCGACTGTTGCGGTGTGGCCTTCTGCTCGGTGGCCTGCCGGGACAAGGCGTGCGCCACGTACCATCGTTTCGAGTGTCAGTATCTCGACCTGATGATCGGTTCCGGCATGTCGATTCTCTGCCACGTCGCCTTGCGCATGGTCACGCAAGCCGGCACCCCGGAGAAGGTGCTCGAGGAGGGCAAAATGCTGCGGGACACGTTCTGCGCCCACACGGAACACCGCGACCCGGAGGATCACTTCAAGCGCACGCTCATGACCGCGTTCCTGCTGCGCTGCCTGCAGAAGGCGGAATTTTTCGGTCGCCGCACGACAGAAGcgccggaaccgacggaacaGGAGCTGGAGGTGGGCGCGGTGCTGCTGTCCGCCCTGCAATCGCTACAGTTCAACGCGCACGAGGTGTACGAGACGCGCATTACCGGCGAACATCGGTTCGACACGGCCAAGGTGCAGTACATCGGCGTTGGCATCTATCGCGGTGCGTCGATGTTCAACCACGAGTGCTATCCGGGGGTGACGCGCACCTTCCTCGGTACTGCCATGATCCTGCACACCAGCCGACCGATACCGGCAGGTGCGGTCGTGCCGGAAAACTATGGCCCACACTTTATGCGCCAGCCGAAGGCGATTCGCCAGCGCAACTTACGCTCGCGCTACTGGTTCAAGTGCGATTGTCGGGCGTGCACCGAGGATTGGCCGCAGATGGACAAGCTGCCCGCCAAGCCCAGGCTGCGCTGTCCCACCGAGGGCTGCGGGAATGCACTCGCCTACCCGAGCAAACCGTCCCAGCGAAATGCCAAGTGCAACAAGTGCAAGCAGCAGATCAACCTGGACGCGAACGTGAAGATGCTCGAGGCGAGCGATCAACTGTGCACGACCGGGGCGGAAATGATGGCG
- the LOC120895405 gene encoding SET and MYND domain-containing protein 4 isoform X1: protein MTSIDNDPLFTSLCNEKTLQSQKQGFFNEFYQSVAENFTGKSARWLQDVYQKVPSDKERLRLIYEDPVVAYEVQGTLEHVEPVFRGKDAKFSWQRREQALKLLGENKLQQALIIACQAVMRAPGQGVDRYIDKGLTLALALWTRAEVFIRQLDGKRALQDLQLAAKCGLPVKQNADYYARVAKCYALMGENGRAEVAAKLFHQLSGHNNYALGRLQEDLEDLRVLKQETPSVEVERSLPKLAGEGENGEILGASSKIKLAGSKEDPRGRYVVAAADLGPGEVILTEPAYAACLHAKYYGTHCSACFSRLIAPVACPDCCGVAFCSVACRDKACATYHRFECQYLDLMIGSGMSILCHVALRMVTQAGTPEKVLEEGKMLRDTFCAHTEHRDPEDHFKRTLMTAFLLRCLQKAEFFGRRTTEAPEPTEQELEVGAVLLSALQSLQFNAHEVYETRITGEHRFDTAKVQYIGVGIYRGASMFNHECYPGVTRTFLGTAMILHTSRPIPAGAVVPENYGPHFMRQPKAIRQRNLRSRYWFKCDCRACTEDWPQMDKLPAKPRLRCPTEGCGNALAYPSKPSQRNAKCNKCKQQINLDANVKMLEASDQLCTTGAEMMASQPLEDERVDEAIELMKKGIALFAQAAHPPHKPTLVAEESLRSCFADKGNANRY, encoded by the exons ATGACCTCGATCGACAATGACCCGCTGTTTACGTCGCTGTGCAACGAGAAAACGCTCCAGTCGCAGAAGCAAGGTTTCTTCAACGAGTTTTACCAATCGGTGGCGGAAAATTTCACCGGCAAAAGTGCGCGCTGGCTGCAGGACGTGTACCAGAAGGTGCCGAGCGACAAGGAACGGTTGCGCCTGATCTATGAAGATCCGGTCGTTGCGTACGAGGTGCAGGGTACGCTAGAGCACGTGGAGCCGGTGTTCCGCGGGAAGGATGCAAAGTTTTCCTGGCAGCGGCGTGAGCAGGCGCTCAAGCTGCTCGGCGAGAACAAGCTGCAGCAGGCCCTGATCATCGCCTGCCAGGCGGTGATGCGTGCACCCGGCCAGGGTGTCGATCGGTACATTGACAAGGGCCTAACGCTGGCGCTCGCTCTGTGGACGCGGGCCGAAGTGTTTATTCGACAGCTGGACGGCAAACGGGCGCTGCAAGATCTTCAGCTGGCGGCCAAATGTGGCCTGCCGGTGAAACAGAACGCGGACTACTATGCTCGCGTTGCCAAGTGTTACGCAC TTATGGGTGAAAATGGTCGTGCTGAGGTGGCGGCGAAACTGTTCCACCAGCTGTCCGGCCATAACAACTACGCCCTTGGCCGCCTGCAGGAAGATTTGGAGGATTTGCGTGTGCTGAAGCAGGAAACACCGTCGGTGGAGGTGGAACGTTCGCTCCCGAAGCTGGCCGGAGAAGGCGAGAATGGCGAAATTCTGGGCGCTTCTTCAAAAATCAAGCTTGCTGGCAGTAAGGAAGATCCACGCGGACGGTACGTCGTGGCAGCGGCCGATCTCGGCCCGGGCGAGGTAATTCTTACCGAGCCGGCCTATGCAGCCTGCCTGCACGCGAAGTACTATGGGACGCACTGTAGTGCCTGCTTCTCACG CTTGATAGCTCCGGTCGCTTGTCCCGACTGTTGCGGTGTGGCCTTCTGCTCGGTGGCCTGCCGGGACAAGGCGTGCGCCACGTACCATCGTTTCGAGTGTCAGTATCTCGACCTGATGATCGGTTCCGGCATGTCGATTCTCTGCCACGTCGCCTTGCGCATGGTCACGCAAGCCGGCACCCCGGAGAAGGTGCTCGAGGAGGGCAAAATGCTGCGGGACACGTTCTGCGCCCACACGGAACACCGCGACCCGGAGGATCACTTCAAGCGCACGCTCATGACCGCGTTCCTGCTGCGCTGCCTGCAGAAGGCGGAATTTTTCGGTCGCCGCACGACAGAAGcgccggaaccgacggaacaGGAGCTGGAGGTGGGCGCGGTGCTGCTGTCCGCCCTGCAATCGCTACAGTTCAACGCGCACGAGGTGTACGAGACGCGCATTACCGGCGAACATCGGTTCGACACGGCCAAGGTGCAGTACATCGGCGTTGGCATCTATCGCGGTGCGTCGATGTTCAACCACGAGTGCTATCCGGGGGTGACGCGCACCTTCCTCGGTACTGCCATGATCCTGCACACCAGCCGACCGATACCGGCAGGTGCGGTCGTGCCGGAAAACTATGGCCCACACTTTATGCGCCAGCCGAAGGCGATTCGCCAGCGCAACTTACGCTCGCGCTACTGGTTCAAGTGCGATTGTCGGGCGTGCACCGAGGATTGGCCGCAGATGGACAAGCTGCCCGCCAAGCCCAGGCTGCGCTGTCCCACCGAGGGCTGCGGGAATGCACTCGCCTACCCGAGCAAACCGTCCCAGCGAAATGCCAAGTGCAACAAGTGCAAGCAGCAGATCAACCTGGACGCGAACGTGAAGATGCTCGAGGCGAGCGATCAACTGTGCACGACCGGGGCGGAAATGATGGCG